In Lusitaniella coriacea LEGE 07157, a single genomic region encodes these proteins:
- a CDS encoding tetratricopeptide repeat protein has protein sequence MAAPRLVEVTGGVQLKREGASRFRPARRNTTLRRGDLLRPASGARVRVLCDDGRTRPVPAGVTTGVNTLCPPPRSTTRNGTVRPRTGTLDIPYIISPRATFLLVKQPTLRWNAATGAKNFTVTVRGRGFEWTEQVVRKEACQGNTCTLVYSGSPFQPGVNYKLVVKADTNRSSAEETTPGLGFGLIELEQRQEVQTIAQRIEEQDLSKEVKLIALADLYADYNLVAEALEILEEGVKTQPLAAAYRRLGDLYLGIGLVREAEVRYLEAIQLASEAGESEEKAAAQVGLSQVSEALNRREEAVRLLEEAIAGYENLGDEQRVNELKERLEKLQG, from the coding sequence GTGGCGGCTCCGCGTCTTGTGGAAGTGACGGGAGGAGTCCAACTGAAACGAGAAGGAGCATCCCGCTTTCGCCCTGCACGTCGAAATACAACCCTTCGCCGTGGGGACTTGCTCAGACCTGCATCGGGAGCCAGAGTGCGGGTTCTCTGCGATGATGGCAGAACGCGCCCGGTTCCAGCGGGAGTAACAACGGGAGTCAATACCCTTTGTCCGCCCCCTCGAAGCACGACGCGCAACGGTACGGTTCGACCGCGTACAGGAACTTTGGACATTCCTTACATCATCAGTCCGAGGGCAACCTTCCTCCTGGTCAAGCAACCCACCCTGCGCTGGAATGCGGCGACGGGAGCTAAGAATTTCACGGTGACGGTAAGAGGCAGGGGCTTCGAGTGGACGGAGCAAGTCGTCCGCAAGGAAGCGTGTCAGGGTAATACCTGCACGTTGGTTTACTCCGGTTCTCCCTTCCAGCCGGGAGTAAACTACAAGCTCGTTGTCAAGGCCGATACAAATCGCTCTTCAGCGGAAGAAACAACGCCGGGATTGGGATTTGGGTTAATCGAGTTAGAGCAACGCCAGGAGGTACAAACCATTGCCCAGCGCATCGAGGAACAGGACTTATCAAAGGAGGTGAAACTCATTGCCTTAGCTGACCTCTATGCGGACTACAACTTGGTGGCTGAAGCCCTAGAAATACTAGAAGAAGGGGTGAAAACGCAGCCCCTTGCTGCCGCTTATCGCCGATTGGGAGATTTGTATCTGGGCATCGGGTTAGTACGGGAGGCAGAGGTTCGGTATTTAGAAGCCATTCAGTTGGCAAGCGAGGCGGGAGAGAGCGAAGAAAAAGCCGCCGCCCAAGTGGGATTGAGCCAAGTCAGCGAAGCGCTGAACCGGCGTGAGGAGGCGGTACGCTTGTTGGAGGAGGCGATCGCGGGATACGAGAATTTGGGAGATGAACAGCGAGTCAATGAGTTGAAAGAACGATTGGAGAAGTTACAGGGATGA